The genome window AGCTCACCCGCCTGGCGCGTGAGGCGCAGCGGGTGGAAGGTGTCGATCATGACCGCCAGCTCCTCGGTCGCCTCCTTGCCGATGCTCGCCTCGACCGTCCCAGGATGCGGGCCATGCGGGATCCCGGCCGGGTGGACGGTGAACGAGCTGATCTCCACCCCGCGCCGGCTCATGAAGTTGCCGGCGACGTAGTAGATGACCTCGTCGCTGTTGATGTTGCTGTGGTTGTACGGCGCGGGGATGGCGAGCGGGTGGTAGTCGAACTTGCGCGGCACGAAGGAGCAGACGACGAAATTGCGCGGCTGGAAGGTGAGGTGCACCGGCGGTGGCTGGTGGACGCGCCCGGTGATCGGCTCGAAGTCGGCGATGTTGAAGGCGTAGGGGTACAGATACCCGTCCCAGCCGACCAGGTCGAAGGGATGGAACGCGTAGTGGTAGGCGGTCAGCTTCCCGCCCTTCTTGACCTCGACCACGAAGTCGCCGGTCTCGTGGTGCGCCTCCATCTCGCCCGGGGGCCGGATGTCGCGCTCGCAGTAGGGTGCATGCTCGAGCATCTGCCCGTACTCGTTCCGGTACCGCTTCGGCGGCTCGATATGCGACGGGCACTCGAGCCATAGCATCCGCTGGTCGTCGCCACCGGGGAGGATGCGATAGGTGGTGCCGATGGGGATGACGAGATAGTCGCCCGGCCCGTAGTCGATCGGCCCGAAGACGGTCTCCAGGGCCCCATGCCCCTCGTGGACGTAGAACATTTCGTCCATCTCGCCATTGCGGTAGAAGTGCTCCATGGCCGAGGCGGGACGCACGATGCCGAAGGTCACGTCGGCGTTGTAGAAGAGCGGAACGCGGCCGCTGACCGCGTCACCGGCGACCGCCAGGCCGGCCGAGTTGACCAGGTGGTGGCGGTGGGGTCCGGCCTCGTCATCGGTCCAGGGCTCGAGCGAAACATCCCGCACCTTCTCGATCCGGTTGGTCTGGGTCGGCGGCGTGTGGTGGTAGAGGAGGCTCGCCTTGCCGGAGAAGCCCTCCACCCCGAACAGCTCCTCGGCGTACAGGCTGCCGTCAGGCTTGCGGAACTGGGTGTGGCGCTTGTGCGGCACCTGGCCGCGCTGGAGGTAGAACACGGTCCGGCCATTCTAGAGTCCGCGTGCCGCCATCGATCCGTTCGCGGGCTGCGGTAGACTCGTTGCCTCGGCAACTAGACCGATGCGGCCGCCGGGCCGGGGAGACGACCTCCATGTTCAACGTCACACGACTCAACCACGCCGTCCTCTGGGTCCGCGACGCGGATAAGGCGGCCGAGTTCTACCACCGCGTCTTCGGCTTCGAGGAGCTGGAGCGGCCGCAGGGCATGCGCGCCGCGTTCATGCGCTCGCCGAGCGGTGGCAATCACCACGACCTGGGTCTGTTCGAGGTGGGAGCCGCGGCCCCCCGCCCGCCGCGCGGCTCGGTGGGCCTCTACCACCTGGCCTGGGAGGTCGGGACGATCGAGGACCTCGCAGGTGCAGCAAAGGCACTTTCGGAGGCCGGGGCGCTCGGGGGTGCCAGCGACCACGGGGTGAGCAAGTCGCTCTACGGCCGCGACCCCGACGGCAACGAGTTCGAGATCATGTGGCAGGTTCCGCGCGAGGCGTGGGGCGAGTACGCCGACTCGGGGGTGGTGCTCCCACTCGACCTCGAGGCGGAGCTCGAGCGCTGGGGCACCAAGGGCGCCGTCCAGTAGGAGAGCATCGGTACACTCGCAAGCGTCCGTGTCCGACCTCGTTCCGGTCATCCATTCCGACGCGCACCTCGCCCACACCGGGCTGATCGAGCTCGCCAGCGGGGTCGAGATCCCCTGCTGGGAGTCGCCCGAGCGGGTGCTTGCCATCGAGGCCGCGCTTGCCGCTGATGGTGGGTACGCCTTCGACTCCCCCGATGGGCACGGGCGTGGACCCATCCTCGCGGTCCACGACGCCGACATGGTGGACGTCTTCGAGCATGCCTGGACCGATGCCCTGGCCGCGGGCGCGACCGACGGCTCGCGGGCATGGCTGCCGGACACGTTCCTGCTGGATGCCTTTCGCGGCCCGATGCCGCCCAGCGAGCTGCCGGCCGGACGTCACCATCAGCTTGGCGCCTATCTCTTCGACACCGCCACGCCGATCGTGGCGGGGACGTGGGGCGCAGCGCTGACCGCGGTCGACGTGGCGCTGAGCACCGCCGAGCGCGTGGTGGGTGGGGCCGCGCTGGCCTACGGCCTCTGCCGGCCGCCCGGACATCACGCCGCGCGGGGCATGCTGGGTGGCTACTGCTACTTCAACAATGCGGCGATCGTGGCCGACTGGCTGCGACGCGAGGGCGGCGCGCGGCGGGTGGCGATCCTGGACATCGACTATCACCACGGCAACGGCACGCAACAGATCTTCTGGGAGCGGGGCGATGTGCTGTACCTCTCGCTCCACGCCGACCCGGCGCGCGCCTATCCCTACTTCTCGGGATACGCTGGCGAGGGTGGTGCCGGCGACGGTGCGCGCCTGACCCGCAACTGGCCACTCCCCGCGGGAACGGCGCTTGACGCCTATGCCGTGGCCCTGGCAGAGGCGCTGCAGATGATCGTCGCCTTCGCACCGGATGCGCCGCTCGTCATCTCGGCCGGATTCGACACTTTCGAGCGCGACCCGATCGGCGACCTGGCACTCCGCACCCCGGACTACGAGGAGATCGGGCGCCTGATCGCGGCCCTGGGGATCCCGATGATCGCCCTGCAGGAGGGCGGCTACGCGCTCGATGCGCTGGGCGCCAACGCCGTCGCCCTGCTGTCCGGCCTGCGCGGCCCTCAGACCTAACCCCTGAGAATCTCCGCGAAGGCCGCCGTGTCGACGTTGCCGCCGCTGATGACGATCACGCGGTGGTCGTCGCCGTCCGGCTGAGGAGCAGCGCCCGAGAGGAGGGCCGCCATGCCGGCCGCGCCCGACGCCTCAACAACCAGGCGCGCTCGCGTCGCGAGCTGGCGCATCGCATCGGCCATCTGCTCCTCGCTGACGGTCACGATCTCGTCCATGAAGCGCCGCAGGTGCAGGAAGGGGAGCCAGCCGAGATGCTCGACGCGCAGCCCATCGGCCATGGTGCGAGTGGTGAGCGAGCCGTCCCAGCGAACGATCTCGCCCGTGACCAACGACTCGCGGGCGTCCGCAGCCAGCTCCGGCTCGACCCCGATGACGCGGGCATTCGGCGCCAGCGCCTTGATGGCGGTGGCGATCCCGGCGGACAGGCCGCCACCACTCACCGGGATGAGAACGCTCGTCACCGCGGGCAGATCCTCCGCGATCTCCAGGCCGCAGGTGCCCTGCCCGGCGATGATCCGCCGATCGTCGTACGGCTCGATCATGACCCGCCCGTCCCGCGCGACCAGCTCCAGCGCGATGGCGTGTCGCTCCTCTCCCGTCCGCCCGGCGACCACGATCTCGGCGCCATCGCGTCGGACCCCGGCCACCTTCACCGGCGGGGCGTCCTCCGGCATCACGATGGTGGCGTGCGCACCGAGCAGTCGCGCGGCCCGCGCCACCGCCTGGGCGTGGTTGCCTGACGAGTAGGTGACGACGCCTCGCGACCGCTCCTCGTCGGTCAGCGAGGCGACCGCGTTGTAGGCGCCGCGCATCTTGAAGGCGCCGACGGGCTGCAGGCTCTCCGGCTTGAGCCAGGTGCGGTCGTCCCAGCGCAGCAGCGGGGTGTGCAGGGCCACTCCCCGGATCCGCTCGGCAGCTTGACGAATCTCGTCGACGGTCACCAGCTCAAGCCCGTCGAGCTGGTCAGCGTGCTCTTCGAGGTGCGACAGGACGAATCGTTCGACGATCGCCCCCAGGCTCATCTCACCAACGGACGGGTGGAGGCCGCGCGCCTGCCACGCCTCCGGGGGCAGCCCCTGCAGCGTCGCGGATGCGTCGCCGATCTGGGCCGTTACCCGGCGCAGCAACTCGGCCGGGTCGGTGCGCCGTTCCAACTCGATGGCAGCGATGCGGCCGGCATCGGCCTTGGTCCGCCCGAAGGGGATCGGCTCCGCTGCCCCGGCGGCACGCGCAGCGAGCAGCTTCCGGACCTGGTCGAGCCAGTAGCCGGGGAACTCGGCCAGGTGCGCCCACACCTGTCCCGCCTCCCAGCGCTCGGATGCACCCGGATCGGGATCGGTCAGGCCCGATGGCAGAGGGCGCGCCGCGTGCGCGACGAGCCGCCGCTCGACCCTGGCGAGCCGATCAGGGACGGGGTTCATCGGTCCTTCGCCGCTCGTCGGACTCGGCCCCGCGTCAAGGTGTAGACGTCGATATCGTGCCACTTGCCCTTGTGGTACCACGCCTCGCGCGACGTTCCCTCCTTGATGAAGCCGCACTCTCGGCAACGCGATGCGAGCCCACGTTGTCGACGTGGATCGTCAGATGGAGCCGGTTGATCGGCTGCGTGTCGAAGAGCCAGCCGGCAAACAGACCGAGAGCCTCGCTCGCGATGCCCTTTCCCCAGTCGGCGCGGTCGAAGACGCGATACCCGAGCTCCATGTCGGGGACATCGCCGTTCAGCTTGTTCCTGTCGACCGTGCCGACGAGCCGATCCTGCTGGTCGACCATCACGAGCACGCCCTCGCCATCCGACATGCGCCCGTCTTCCTCGAACCTGCGTCGGAATTTGATCAGTGAACCCCGTGACAGCGGATACCAGGGCCCACGTCCCTCGATATCCATCATCCGGCCGTACAGCTTCTCGACATCGGCTTCAGCGATCGGACGCAGAGATACGTTTGTCCCCTTGATCACATTGTTGCCTCCTTTAGGGATGCGCAATGACAGGAGTCGCGAGCTTGCCAAGTCGTTCGACCGCAAGCGTCACCTGGTCGCCGGGCTCGAGCCAGCGCTTGAAGACCTCATCCTTGATCTCCAGCAGGCAGCCGGTGCCGACGGTGCCTGATCCGATCAGGTCGCCGGGTCGCAGCCGCACATCGGCGCTGGCACGCTCGATCATCTCGCCAAAGCCGAACTGCGCATCGGCCCAGCTGCCGCGCGAGAGTTCAACACCGTTCACCTCAGCGGTCATGGCCAGGTCATAGCCCTTCGCGTGCCGCGCATCTGCCAGCTCATCGGGGGTGACCAGCCAGGGTCCGATGGACGACGCGAAGTCCTTTCCCTTTGCCGGACCGAGGCGGACCGTCGTCTCCTCGCGCTGCAGGTCGCGGGCGCTCCAATCGTTGAAGACCATGTATCCGCCGATCGCCTCCTCACCCCGCTCCGCGGAGAGGTCCTCGACAGGCGTGTCGATCAGCGCCGCCACCTCCAGCTCGTAGTCCAGCTCCTGCGACGCGGCGGGGCGCCAGACCGGATCTCCAGGGCCGCGAATCTCCGAGACGTTCGAAAAGTAAAAGATCGGGATCCGATACCAGGCCTCAGGCACCGTTCCCCCGCGGCGCTCCCACATGGTACGGACGTGACCCTCGAACGCGTAGAAGTCGCGCAGTGATGGAGGCTTCAGGATGGGTGGCCCGAACAGAAGGTCGATCGCGGCCAGCGTCGGCTGCTCGGCATCGGCCGACGCCTCAACGATCTCGCCCAGCGCTCCGACCCTCAGCCCGCGTCCCAGCAGGTCGTCCAGCGTCGTCAGCGGCTGCCGGAAGAGGGCTGAGTTGTGGGCCAGTCTCGGGTCGGCCGCCACCCGTGCGCGGCGCGCCGGCTCCAGGTCGAGCCAGTGTCCCGGGGCGTCTCCTGCGTCAAGGGCCGCTGCGATTCGCCAGGGAGTGCCGGCAGGGGCATCCGTCTCCCGGACGTGGGCAACCTTCATGGTCGGACGAGTCTACGAGGTCACGCATCCTCGGCGGCTCGGCGTGCGCTTCGTGTCGCGGGGCCGGCGGCCGCCGTTCAGCTTGGGATCGGCTCGCAACGGTCTTCGGCGAAGACCTCTACCGCGCGTACTTGATCGTTCATCGCTCGGTTCCAGTCCGCGACCGGGACGAGTCCGGCGCATCGAAGCAGCTCGATCTCGCCGGACCCGAAGCTGTCGCGTCGTGCGTCATGGGCGATCCGCACATCGCCAGGCCCCAGGACCGCATAGGTGCGCGTGATGGGATCGCCCTCGATGGTGGTGAGGCGGCTGACGAATGTTGCAGGGGTGCCGCGCTCGAACGCGTTGAGCAGGCATCGGCGCCCTTCCTGGTTGAGGTTGGTGCCCATCTGCTGATCCTCGGCTCCGCAGTCAATGCCGAGCGGCGACGGGGACGGAGCCCCGAATCCGCAGCCGGTCAGGAGCAACGTGGCGAGGATGAAGATGAGGGCGGCGCGCATGAGCGGAGGACGCGTCCCGGTCGGTTTCCGTTCCGCTCCTCAGCCATCGACAAGTCGAAAGCCCGAGCAGAGCAGGTTCATCTTCTCGAACCCTGCCTCCCCGGGGGTGACGAAGGCGACCTGCTCCACGTCGTACCAGCCTTCTGGCTCGTGCTCGTGGATGTGGTAGCTGATGCGGACCCGATCGGCGATCTGTTCGACCCTGCCCTCCACCAGCTCGGTCACGTCCGCGTAGCCGAACCACTTCTGGATCTGATCCGCGGCAGCCTCGCCGCCGGTGAACTCGCGAAACGGGCGCTTCTCACTCGGCACCACGGCTCGGAACTCGGCGCCCGGTTCGAAGCAGGCCGCGACGCCATCCCAGTCATGCGCCACGATCGCCACGAACCGATGCCCGAGGTCGATGGTCGCGGTCAGTGGCTCGGTCTTCGCCATCCGGTCCACTCCCTCAGAGATTGCCCCGCTTCTCCTGCTCGCGCTCGATCGCCTCGAAGAGGGCCTTGAAGTTGCCCACCCCGAAGCCACGCGATCCGTGGCGCTCGATGATCTCGAAGAAGAAGGTCGGGCGGTCCTGCATGGGCTTCGTGAAGATCTGGAGCAAGTAGCCCTCCTCATCGCGGTCGGCCTCGATCCCCAGCTCCTCGAGGAGATCCATCGGAATCCCGACGTC of Chloroflexota bacterium contains these proteins:
- a CDS encoding homogentisate 1,2-dioxygenase, whose product is MFYLQRGQVPHKRHTQFRKPDGSLYAEELFGVEGFSGKASLLYHHTPPTQTNRIEKVRDVSLEPWTDDEAGPHRHHLVNSAGLAVAGDAVSGRVPLFYNADVTFGIVRPASAMEHFYRNGEMDEMFYVHEGHGALETVFGPIDYGPGDYLVIPIGTTYRILPGGDDQRMLWLECPSHIEPPKRYRNEYGQMLEHAPYCERDIRPPGEMEAHHETGDFVVEVKKGGKLTAYHYAFHPFDLVGWDGYLYPYAFNIADFEPITGRVHQPPPVHLTFQPRNFVVCSFVPRKFDYHPLAIPAPYNHSNINSDEVIYYVAGNFMSRRGVEISSFTVHPAGIPHGPHPGTVEASIGKEATEELAVMIDTFHPLRLTRQAGELDDPRYPFSWLPPSAADAEAHAAELADRGPEAFPD
- a CDS encoding VOC family protein, with translation MFNVTRLNHAVLWVRDADKAAEFYHRVFGFEELERPQGMRAAFMRSPSGGNHHDLGLFEVGAAAPRPPRGSVGLYHLAWEVGTIEDLAGAAKALSEAGALGGASDHGVSKSLYGRDPDGNEFEIMWQVPREAWGEYADSGVVLPLDLEAELERWGTKGAVQ
- a CDS encoding histone deacetylase family protein; translation: MSDLVPVIHSDAHLAHTGLIELASGVEIPCWESPERVLAIEAALAADGGYAFDSPDGHGRGPILAVHDADMVDVFEHAWTDALAAGATDGSRAWLPDTFLLDAFRGPMPPSELPAGRHHQLGAYLFDTATPIVAGTWGAALTAVDVALSTAERVVGGAALAYGLCRPPGHHAARGMLGGYCYFNNAAIVADWLRREGGARRVAILDIDYHHGNGTQQIFWERGDVLYLSLHADPARAYPYFSGYAGEGGAGDGARLTRNWPLPAGTALDAYAVALAEALQMIVAFAPDAPLVISAGFDTFERDPIGDLALRTPDYEEIGRLIAALGIPMIALQEGGYALDALGANAVALLSGLRGPQT
- a CDS encoding threonine/serine dehydratase; its protein translation is MNPVPDRLARVERRLVAHAARPLPSGLTDPDPGASERWEAGQVWAHLAEFPGYWLDQVRKLLAARAAGAAEPIPFGRTKADAGRIAAIELERRTDPAELLRRVTAQIGDASATLQGLPPEAWQARGLHPSVGEMSLGAIVERFVLSHLEEHADQLDGLELVTVDEIRQAAERIRGVALHTPLLRWDDRTWLKPESLQPVGAFKMRGAYNAVASLTDEERSRGVVTYSSGNHAQAVARAARLLGAHATIVMPEDAPPVKVAGVRRDGAEIVVAGRTGEERHAIALELVARDGRVMIEPYDDRRIIAGQGTCGLEIAEDLPAVTSVLIPVSGGGLSAGIATAIKALAPNARVIGVEPELAADARESLVTGEIVRWDGSLTTRTMADGLRVEHLGWLPFLHLRRFMDEIVTVSEEQMADAMRQLATRARLVVEASGAAGMAALLSGAAPQPDGDDHRVIVISGGNVDTAAFAEILRG
- a CDS encoding GNAT family N-acetyltransferase, whose amino-acid sequence is MIKGTNVSLRPIAEADVEKLYGRMMDIEGRGPWYPLSRGSLIKFRRRFEEDGRMSDGEGVLVMVDQQDRLVGTVDRNKLNGDVPDMELGYRVFDRADWGKGIASEALGLFAGWLFDTQPINRLHLTIHVDNVGSHRVAESAASSRRERRARRGTTRASGTISTSTP
- a CDS encoding fumarylacetoacetate hydrolase family protein; its protein translation is MKVAHVRETDAPAGTPWRIAAALDAGDAPGHWLDLEPARRARVAADPRLAHNSALFRQPLTTLDDLLGRGLRVGALGEIVEASADAEQPTLAAIDLLFGPPILKPPSLRDFYAFEGHVRTMWERRGGTVPEAWYRIPIFYFSNVSEIRGPGDPVWRPAASQELDYELEVAALIDTPVEDLSAERGEEAIGGYMVFNDWSARDLQREETTVRLGPAKGKDFASSIGPWLVTPDELADARHAKGYDLAMTAEVNGVELSRGSWADAQFGFGEMIERASADVRLRPGDLIGSGTVGTGCLLEIKDEVFKRWLEPGDQVTLAVERLGKLATPVIAHP